The following are encoded together in the Terriglobia bacterium genome:
- a CDS encoding histidine kinase codes for MTRRDGFPLALQVPLWAASNTAAGTATGLAVGAFREGGFEPTVLWISILFGNVVGFTVLIASVVLYPRLRGLAPAARLALLGLALLSGSIAGTAIVLYFFPLFVLRDLRQTLAIGAINGLLALVIGGMVHAYETLRWRLQATLREVEEVRLVEAHLKEAAARAELSALQARINPHFFFNTLNTISSLLEEDPGQADEVVQTLADLFRYTFRVADAGPVPLEEELEFVAGYLDIERARYGDRLNVVWDVEPEARSVRLPGLILQPLVENAVGHGIAPVGAGGTVVIRARVRDGTLSVEVADDGAGLDPTAVPAVRDGHGLANVGQRLAACYPGRASLVLEPGPSGRGAIARLTMPAAPEKSAGGEPGGAAEAEVIAG; via the coding sequence ATGACCCGCCGCGACGGCTTCCCCCTCGCGCTGCAAGTCCCGCTCTGGGCTGCGAGCAACACCGCCGCCGGGACCGCCACGGGCCTCGCCGTGGGCGCGTTCCGCGAGGGAGGATTCGAGCCCACGGTCCTGTGGATCAGCATCCTCTTCGGCAACGTGGTCGGCTTCACGGTGCTCATCGCGTCGGTGGTCCTGTACCCGCGGCTCAGAGGCCTGGCGCCGGCGGCACGACTCGCCCTGCTGGGGCTCGCGCTCCTTTCGGGGTCGATCGCCGGCACCGCGATCGTCCTCTACTTCTTCCCTCTCTTCGTCCTGCGCGACCTCCGGCAGACGCTGGCGATCGGCGCGATCAACGGCCTCCTGGCCCTGGTCATCGGCGGCATGGTCCACGCCTACGAAACCCTGAGGTGGAGGCTCCAGGCGACGCTGCGTGAGGTCGAGGAGGTCCGGCTCGTCGAGGCCCACCTCAAGGAGGCAGCGGCGAGGGCCGAGCTGTCCGCGCTGCAGGCGCGGATCAACCCGCACTTCTTCTTCAACACGCTCAACACGATCTCGTCCCTCTTGGAGGAGGATCCGGGCCAGGCCGACGAGGTGGTGCAGACGCTCGCCGACCTGTTCCGCTACACGTTCCGGGTGGCCGACGCGGGGCCGGTGCCGCTCGAGGAAGAGCTGGAGTTCGTCGCGGGGTACCTCGACATCGAGCGAGCGAGGTACGGCGACCGGCTCAACGTGGTCTGGGACGTGGAACCGGAGGCCCGCTCGGTGCGCCTCCCCGGCCTGATTCTCCAACCGCTGGTGGAGAACGCGGTCGGACACGGGATCGCGCCCGTCGGAGCGGGCGGAACCGTGGTCATCCGCGCCCGCGTCCGCGACGGCACGCTGTCCGTCGAGGTCGCCGACGACGGCGCGGGTCTCGACCCTACGGCCGTCCCCGCGGTCCGGGACGGACACGGGCTCGCCAACGTCGGTCAGCGTCTCGCCGCGTGCTATCCGGGGCGTGCCTCCCTCGTCCTCGAACCCGGTCCCTCGGGACGGGGCGCGATCGCACGGCTGACGATGCCCGCGGCGCCCGAGAAGTCGGCCGGCGGCGAGCCGGGGGGCGCGGCCGAGGCGGAGGTGATCGCGGGATGA
- a CDS encoding PP2C family protein-serine/threonine phosphatase, which yields MTETAQAIPTSANAEVPSALAPSALVASGLTPSAAPPYRFLVAWAAGWTAIGAVVGFGIAFTRGVPELLPLLRQSVLFAEVVGFTALASARLVFPYFARLPIAVRLALQVLTLLSGTVFGSVAILATQPLYSLARPKTVAVIVLLNGAFAVIVGIALHTYDSMRRQIEESYRVLRDKEAMERDLAIAREVQRELLPRSVPQIRGLQLAGACLPAVGVGGDLYDFLPFAEDRVGLVIADVSGKGIPAALLMAGLQASVRSLALPTLAPCEINRRLNEMLLRSTSASRYATMFYGDYDGRSRTLTYSNAGHYPPLHLGQDGATRLSEGGLPIGLIGDARYGEGRCVLREGDLLALCTDGVIEAPDAEEQEFGEERLLRILTENRDRNLEEILWAVLEKVTLWRRGRPPHDDVTLVLARAT from the coding sequence ATGACCGAGACCGCTCAGGCGATCCCGACCTCCGCGAACGCCGAGGTGCCGTCGGCGCTCGCGCCGTCGGCGCTGGTCGCCTCGGGCCTGACGCCTTCGGCCGCCCCTCCGTACCGGTTCCTGGTGGCCTGGGCGGCGGGCTGGACCGCGATCGGCGCGGTGGTCGGATTCGGGATCGCGTTCACGCGGGGGGTGCCCGAGCTCCTTCCGCTGCTGCGACAGAGCGTCCTCTTCGCCGAGGTGGTCGGGTTCACCGCGCTCGCGTCCGCGCGGCTCGTCTTCCCCTACTTCGCCCGTCTCCCGATCGCGGTGCGCCTGGCGCTCCAGGTGCTCACGCTGCTGTCGGGCACGGTGTTCGGCTCGGTAGCGATCCTGGCGACGCAGCCGCTGTACTCCCTCGCGCGGCCCAAGACCGTCGCGGTCATCGTGCTCCTGAACGGCGCGTTCGCCGTCATCGTCGGCATCGCCCTGCACACCTACGACTCGATGAGGCGGCAGATCGAGGAGTCGTACCGCGTGCTGCGCGACAAGGAGGCGATGGAGCGGGATCTGGCCATCGCCCGCGAAGTCCAGCGGGAGCTGCTCCCGCGGTCGGTCCCGCAGATCCGAGGACTGCAGCTCGCCGGAGCGTGCCTGCCGGCGGTGGGGGTCGGGGGCGACCTCTACGACTTCCTGCCGTTCGCGGAGGACCGGGTGGGGCTCGTGATCGCGGACGTCTCCGGTAAGGGGATCCCGGCCGCGCTCCTGATGGCGGGCCTACAGGCCTCGGTGCGGAGCCTCGCCCTTCCGACGCTCGCTCCCTGCGAGATCAACCGGCGGCTGAACGAGATGCTGCTCCGCTCCACGTCGGCCTCCCGTTACGCCACGATGTTCTACGGCGACTACGACGGGCGGTCTCGGACGCTCACCTACAGCAACGCCGGGCACTACCCCCCGCTGCACCTGGGACAGGACGGCGCGACGCGCCTCTCGGAGGGCGGGCTCCCGATCGGGCTCATCGGCGACGCACGTTACGGCGAGGGGAGGTGCGTGCTGCGGGAGGGGGACCTCCTCGCCCTCTGCACCGACGGGGTCATCGAGGCGCCGGACGCGGAGGAACAGGAGTTCGGCGAGGAGCGGCTGCTCCGGATCCTGACCGAGAACCGCGACCGGAACCTCGAGGAGATCCTCTGGGCCGTGCTCGAGAAAGTGACGCTCTGGCGACGCGGCCGCCCGCCGCACGACGACGTCACCCTGGTCCTCGCGCGCGCGACATGA
- a CDS encoding LON peptidase substrate-binding domain-containing protein, with amino-acid sequence MKPPRPAAPPAPECVSPSGLVPVFPLPGVVFFPRTILPLHVFEPRYRAMVRDAVASEGLIAVALLRPGWEASYEGEPAFHETGTLGRIEDLERLPDGKFNLRLVGLQRVAFGEVVGSKPYRLVRVQPLAESAVDESEPSIHAAKLDLLASHGCLMRELTDRTDASAVLDDRIPFETAVNGACANLPVEPAVRQSLLEEGDLRERHRRASALLDDILTRVLRLKALRSTDDGGPGLN; translated from the coding sequence ATGAAGCCTCCCCGGCCTGCGGCGCCACCGGCTCCCGAGTGCGTGTCGCCTTCCGGGCTGGTACCGGTCTTCCCGCTTCCCGGCGTCGTGTTCTTCCCGCGCACGATCCTCCCTCTCCACGTGTTCGAGCCGCGCTACCGGGCGATGGTGCGAGACGCGGTCGCCAGCGAGGGCCTGATCGCGGTGGCGCTGCTGCGGCCGGGATGGGAGGCGAGCTACGAGGGGGAGCCCGCGTTCCACGAGACCGGGACCCTCGGTCGGATCGAGGACTTGGAGCGCCTCCCGGACGGCAAGTTCAATCTGCGACTCGTCGGGCTCCAGCGCGTGGCGTTCGGGGAGGTCGTCGGGTCGAAGCCGTACCGGCTGGTCCGGGTGCAGCCGCTCGCCGAGTCGGCGGTGGACGAGTCGGAGCCGTCGATCCACGCGGCAAAGCTCGACCTCCTCGCCTCCCACGGCTGCCTGATGCGGGAGTTGACGGACCGGACGGATGCGAGCGCCGTGCTGGACGATCGCATCCCGTTCGAGACCGCGGTCAACGGCGCCTGCGCGAATCTCCCGGTGGAGCCCGCAGTGCGGCAATCGCTCCTCGAGGAGGGCGACCTCAGGGAGAGGCACCGCCGCGCCTCGGCGCTGCTCGACGACATCCTAACGCGGGTCCTGCGCCTCAAGGCGCTCCGTTCGACCGACGACGGCGGGCCCGGCCTGAACTGA